One genomic region from Bacteroidales bacterium encodes:
- a CDS encoding pyridoxal-phosphate dependent enzyme, translating into MPSSARPTLQQIEQAAARIAPYVHRTPVLQSRNLDELLGCNLFFKCENFQKAGAFKSRGAVNAVFSLTEQQITQGVATHSSGNHAAALARAAALRNAKAYIVMPDNSSAVKIAAVKHYGGEITFCSPTLASRESTLKEVIKKTNAVEIHPYNNITIIAGQATAAKELIEDVSDLDLLIVPVGGGGLLSGSALAAHYLASDLKVIAAEPEQADDAWQSFVQKKFVPSVHPDTIADGLRTSLGDITFPIILDHVEQVVTASEKNIIAAMRLVWERMKIIIEPSSAVPLAVLLENKIDCRNRRIGIIISGGNVDLDHLPWLMS; encoded by the coding sequence ATGCCTTCAAGCGCAAGACCCACGCTACAACAAATAGAACAGGCGGCCGCACGAATAGCTCCATATGTACATCGGACGCCTGTATTGCAAAGTCGGAATCTCGACGAACTGTTAGGTTGCAATTTGTTTTTTAAATGTGAGAATTTCCAAAAAGCCGGTGCATTCAAATCACGTGGGGCTGTTAATGCTGTTTTTTCGCTCACTGAACAACAAATCACGCAGGGCGTCGCCACGCACTCTTCTGGCAATCATGCCGCAGCGCTGGCAAGGGCTGCTGCTTTGCGCAATGCAAAAGCATACATCGTGATGCCTGACAACTCAAGCGCTGTAAAGATTGCGGCTGTAAAACATTACGGAGGAGAGATCACCTTCTGCTCCCCTACTCTGGCATCGCGCGAAAGCACACTAAAAGAGGTAATTAAAAAAACGAATGCTGTCGAAATTCATCCCTATAACAACATCACCATCATTGCCGGACAGGCTACTGCAGCCAAAGAACTCATCGAGGATGTTTCTGATCTCGATCTGCTCATCGTTCCCGTTGGCGGCGGCGGATTGCTGAGCGGCTCGGCGTTAGCGGCACATTACCTTGCGTCTGATCTCAAAGTAATTGCTGCAGAACCAGAGCAAGCCGACGATGCCTGGCAGTCGTTTGTACAAAAGAAATTTGTACCATCGGTTCATCCCGATACCATTGCCGATGGTTTGCGCACTTCGCTGGGCGACATTACTTTTCCCATTATCCTCGATCATGTGGAGCAGGTAGTTACAGCTTCTGAAAAAAACATAATAGCGGCCATGCGTCTGGTGTGGGAACGTATGAAAATTATCATCGAGCCCTCCTCAGCAGTGCCTTTGGCTGTGCTGCTCGAAAATAAAATAGATTGTCGCAACCGGCGCATCGGCATCATCATCTCAGGCGGCAACGTTGATTTGGATCATTTACCCTGGCTCATGTCATAA
- a CDS encoding hybrid sensor histidine kinase/response regulator: MQTHSKILLVDDNPINIRVAAKILRSNNYNISFSQSGKEALEKSKKVPFDLILLDIMMPDMDGYEVCQRLKEDPVTEKIPVIFLTAKTEPESIVKGFEVGGADYVTKPFHGQELLSRVETHIRLKQSLEHLKQTNLLLTESNETKDKMFSIISHDLLGPFGNIRESLEMLATNQVVMDDDSMHRFVKAIWQSIGNAYSLLENLLYWARNQQGEMIYKPRMINMNQAVHETYDLLEGMAMIKNITLKSNLIDNYTAYADKNAVKTILRNLLANAIKFTNPGGTITTRIIEKDNQFIEVSVHDNGIGMSEETMGKLFLAKAKNDPKWGTSGEKGVGLGLIITKEFIEKHNGTIRVDSSPGVGSTFYFTLPKNN, encoded by the coding sequence GTGCAAACACATTCGAAAATATTACTTGTCGACGACAACCCTATCAACATCAGGGTTGCAGCAAAGATATTGCGCAGCAACAACTACAACATTTCGTTTTCACAGAGCGGAAAAGAAGCGCTGGAAAAATCAAAAAAAGTTCCGTTCGACCTCATCCTGCTCGATATAATGATGCCCGACATGGATGGCTACGAAGTATGCCAGCGGCTGAAGGAAGATCCGGTGACGGAAAAAATCCCGGTAATTTTTCTTACTGCCAAGACCGAGCCTGAGAGCATTGTAAAAGGTTTTGAAGTGGGAGGGGCTGATTATGTCACCAAGCCTTTTCACGGGCAGGAGTTGCTGTCGCGCGTTGAGACACATATTCGATTGAAACAGTCGCTCGAACATCTAAAGCAAACCAATCTGCTCCTCACCGAAAGCAACGAGACCAAAGACAAGATGTTCAGCATTATCAGCCACGACTTGTTAGGGCCTTTTGGCAATATTCGCGAATCGTTGGAGATGCTGGCTACCAATCAGGTGGTGATGGATGATGACAGTATGCATCGTTTTGTGAAAGCAATCTGGCAGTCTATTGGCAACGCCTATTCACTACTCGAAAATTTGCTTTATTGGGCGCGAAATCAGCAGGGAGAGATGATTTACAAACCGCGAATGATCAATATGAATCAGGCGGTGCATGAGACCTACGATTTGCTCGAGGGTATGGCAATGATCAAAAATATTACTCTCAAGAGCAATCTCATCGACAACTATACAGCTTACGCCGATAAAAATGCGGTGAAGACAATTCTGCGCAACCTGCTGGCCAATGCCATCAAATTTACCAATCCCGGTGGCACCATTACCACGCGCATTATCGAAAAAGATAATCAGTTTATCGAGGTAAGCGTGCACGACAACGGGATAGGAATGAGCGAAGAAACGATGGGAAAACTTTTTTTGGCTAAAGCCAAAAACGATCCCAAATGGGGTACCAGCGGTGAAAAAGGTGTTGGATTGGGATTGATTATTACTAAAGAATTTATAGAGAAACACAACGGAACTATCCGTGTAGATAGCTCGCCCGGAGTGGGCTCAACTTTTTATTTCACACTTCCAAAAAATAACTGA
- a CDS encoding cation:proton antiporter, whose amino-acid sequence MDLLIFKDITLLFGIAVLVLFVCQRLRIPPIIGYLATGVLAGPNGFSMISSVHEVEMLAEIGVILLLFTIGIEFSLKSLLKMRKTLMIGGGLQVVLSILFFYGVMHLDLLGVHQGEGFSESLFMGFLMALSSTAIVLKLLQERGEFITPHGRTTLGILIFQDIAIVPMILVLPFLASGGGESSNVLEVLAKVLGVLLIVFLGARYVVPRFLYQVVKTRSRELFLLTIIVLALSVAYLTSLAGLSLALGAFLAGLIISESDYSQQAFGNVLPFLDVFTSFFFVSIGMLLDVGYFIANPVIILVLTLGVIVAKTFIATLASLVLGFPLRTSLMVGLMISQVGEFSFILSRDGQAMGLISEVNYQLFLSVSVLTMAVTPFIIAAAPRIGQAASRLPLPRWLISGSGAEAPEEVPEVVENHLVIVGYGVNGRNVARAAQFASIPYRIIEMNPSTVREEKHKGIPILFGDASQEVVLKHAHIQDAMVLVITLPGSPVIRRITQLARSLNPHLHIIIRARFLTEMQDYYQLGANEVIPEEFETSIEIFTRVLAKYLVPIEKIEKLVAMVRSDGYEMFRSLSVNNTGVEKLSVKVPDVSINTIQVGAQAAVNGKNLAKLELKSKHRLNLLAVSRGNHIIANPPEKFILHENDILFFLASKDQIAHVAGMFKSPVSDIRQSQG is encoded by the coding sequence ATGGATCTATTGATATTCAAAGATATTACCCTTCTTTTCGGCATAGCAGTGCTGGTGCTTTTTGTTTGTCAACGATTGCGTATTCCTCCCATTATTGGCTATTTGGCAACCGGGGTTTTGGCCGGTCCAAATGGTTTTTCGATGATCAGCAGCGTGCATGAGGTTGAGATGCTTGCAGAGATTGGCGTAATTCTTTTGCTCTTTACCATCGGCATAGAATTCTCTTTGAAAAGCCTGCTAAAGATGCGTAAAACGCTGATGATCGGTGGCGGTCTTCAGGTGGTTTTGAGTATCCTTTTTTTCTACGGCGTTATGCATCTCGATTTGTTGGGTGTTCATCAGGGTGAAGGGTTTTCGGAGTCGTTGTTTATGGGGTTCTTGATGGCGCTCAGCAGCACAGCCATCGTGCTGAAGTTGTTGCAGGAGCGCGGTGAATTCATTACGCCACATGGCCGTACAACATTGGGCATTCTTATTTTTCAGGATATTGCAATTGTGCCGATGATTTTGGTGTTGCCATTTTTGGCAAGTGGTGGCGGCGAAAGCAGCAATGTTTTAGAAGTTTTAGCCAAAGTGCTTGGCGTGCTGCTGATTGTTTTTCTGGGAGCCAGATATGTTGTCCCCAGGTTTTTGTATCAGGTGGTGAAGACACGCAGCCGCGAGCTTTTTCTTCTTACCATCATCGTGCTGGCATTGTCGGTGGCTTATCTTACCTCTCTGGCCGGGCTTTCGTTGGCGCTGGGAGCATTTCTGGCCGGGCTTATTATTAGCGAAAGCGACTACAGCCAGCAGGCATTTGGTAATGTTCTTCCATTTTTGGATGTCTTCACCAGCTTTTTCTTTGTCTCTATCGGCATGTTGCTCGATGTAGGATATTTTATTGCAAATCCTGTCATTATCCTTGTGCTCACTTTGGGAGTAATCGTTGCAAAAACATTCATTGCTACCCTGGCCAGCCTGGTTCTGGGATTTCCGCTGCGTACCTCGCTCATGGTGGGATTGATGATTAGCCAAGTGGGGGAGTTTTCGTTTATTCTTTCGCGCGATGGCCAGGCAATGGGTTTGATCAGCGAGGTTAATTACCAGTTGTTTTTGAGTGTTTCGGTGCTAACCATGGCTGTTACACCTTTTATTATAGCTGCAGCTCCTCGCATCGGTCAGGCTGCCAGCCGGCTGCCGCTGCCACGATGGCTCATTTCAGGTTCGGGTGCCGAAGCGCCCGAAGAAGTGCCGGAGGTTGTCGAAAATCATCTGGTAATTGTAGGTTATGGTGTAAATGGTCGCAATGTAGCCAGGGCAGCGCAGTTTGCAAGTATTCCTTACCGCATCATCGAAATGAACCCGTCGACGGTGCGCGAAGAAAAGCACAAAGGAATACCCATACTTTTTGGCGATGCCTCGCAGGAAGTTGTGCTCAAGCATGCACATATCCAGGATGCAATGGTGCTTGTGATTACCTTGCCTGGCTCTCCGGTAATCCGGCGCATTACCCAGTTAGCGCGCAGTCTCAATCCGCATTTACACATTATTATACGTGCTCGTTTTCTTACCGAGATGCAGGACTATTATCAGCTGGGTGCTAATGAGGTAATTCCTGAAGAGTTCGAAACATCTATCGAGATTTTTACACGCGTATTGGCCAAGTACCTGGTGCCTATTGAAAAAATCGAAAAACTTGTGGCAATGGTGCGATCGGATGGATATGAAATGTTCAGAAGTTTATCGGTGAACAATACAGGAGTTGAAAAACTCTCTGTAAAAGTTCCTGATGTCAGCATCAATACCATCCAGGTGGGTGCGCAGGCGGCAGTCAACGGAAAAAATCTGGCCAAATTAGAATTAAAAAGTAAGCACCGTCTCAATTTGCTGGCTGTAAGCCGCGGTAATCATATCATCGCAAATCCCCCCGAAAAATTCATTCTTCACGAAAATGATATTTTATTTTTTCTGGCTTCCAAAGATCAGATAGCACATGTGGCCGGGATGTTCAAATCGCCTGTGAGTGATATTAGGCAGTCGCAAGGGTGA
- a CDS encoding CvpA family protein — MTFNYLDLVLALPIVLLAIMGFRKGLIKELASLAALILGIYLAVMFSDIVAGWLIKYVEISHRWIFIIAFILTFVAVVLLVSLLGRALDKIASLALMGIINRVLGLLFGIFKGIFIMSVFILLFNMIDIKENILKSDVKNKSLLYRPVETVAPFVLKNITNLTFDNPPPDKVKGRNKRLDQMVRIEAF, encoded by the coding sequence ATGACATTCAACTACCTCGATCTGGTGCTCGCGCTGCCTATCGTTCTGCTGGCGATAATGGGATTTCGCAAAGGATTGATAAAAGAGCTGGCCAGTCTGGCCGCACTTATTTTGGGAATCTATCTGGCAGTTATGTTTTCGGATATAGTTGCCGGCTGGTTGATAAAATATGTCGAAATCAGTCATCGCTGGATTTTTATCATCGCTTTTATTCTCACCTTTGTGGCAGTGGTGCTGCTTGTGTCGCTGCTCGGCCGCGCGCTCGACAAGATTGCTTCGCTGGCCCTGATGGGCATTATCAACCGGGTTCTGGGATTGCTCTTTGGAATCTTCAAAGGGATCTTTATTATGAGCGTGTTCATTTTGTTGTTTAATATGATCGACATCAAAGAAAACATCCTCAAGTCTGATGTTAAAAATAAATCGCTGCTCTACCGCCCGGTGGAAACTGTTGCACCTTTTGTACTCAAAAACATCACCAACCTCACCTTCGACAATCCTCCACCGGATAAAGTTAAAGGCCGCAACAAGCGCCTTGATCAGATGGTAAGAATAGAAGCGTTTTAA
- a CDS encoding ABC transporter permease, producing MKFISDLGRYLLLMKQVFVKPDKVRIFFRQILIEIQNLGIDSLGITIIISVFVGAVVAIQTAYNIDSPLIPLTMVGFTVRQSIILEFSPTMLSLVLAGKVGSRIASEIGTMRVSEQIDALEIMGINPANYLIQPKVFASIFINPILIVFSIAFALFGGYLVALTTDVVTTHDYVIGLQSWFDPYTITYALIKTAVFAFIIASVSGYQGFYTKGGALEVGAASTRAVVYSSILIITSNLILTKLLLA from the coding sequence ATGAAATTCATTTCTGATCTGGGAAGATATCTTTTGTTGATGAAACAGGTATTCGTCAAGCCTGACAAGGTGCGAATATTCTTTCGTCAGATACTCATCGAGATACAAAATCTGGGTATCGACTCGCTGGGTATCACCATCATCATCTCCGTTTTTGTAGGCGCTGTGGTGGCCATCCAAACTGCCTACAACATCGACTCACCCTTAATCCCGCTCACCATGGTCGGATTTACCGTGCGGCAGAGCATCATCCTGGAGTTTTCGCCCACCATGCTCAGCCTGGTACTTGCCGGCAAAGTAGGCTCACGCATTGCCTCCGAGATAGGCACCATGCGCGTTTCCGAACAAATAGACGCCCTGGAAATCATGGGCATCAACCCAGCCAACTATCTGATTCAGCCCAAAGTTTTTGCATCTATTTTTATCAACCCCATTTTGATCGTCTTCAGCATTGCCTTCGCCTTGTTTGGCGGCTACCTGGTGGCACTCACCACCGACGTGGTCACCACGCACGACTATGTTATTGGATTGCAAAGCTGGTTCGACCCCTACACCATTACTTACGCGCTGATCAAAACGGCGGTTTTTGCTTTTATCATCGCCTCGGTGTCGGGCTATCAGGGATTTTATACAAAAGGAGGCGCGCTGGAAGTCGGCGCTGCCAGCACCCGCGCTGTTGTTTACAGCAGCATCCTTATCATCACTTCAAACCTTATCCTTACCAAACTTCTACTGGCATGA
- a CDS encoding ATP-binding cassette domain-containing protein, translating to MIEARNINKSFGDNHVLKDVTVKFRKGITNLVIGQSGSGKTVLLKCFVGLHEVDSGEIHYGDRIFSNMTWNERKEIRKEIGMLFQGGALFDYMTVEENVMFPLTMFSKMTLKERLDRVNFCLERVNLPGVNKLMPSELSGGMVKRVAIARAIVMEPKYLFCDEPNSGLDPQTSNVIDKLINELTQELNITTVINTHDMNSVMEIGDHILFINKGQVWWEGNKEEILTTGNQEINDFVFASKLAQKIK from the coding sequence ATGATCGAAGCGCGGAATATCAACAAATCGTTTGGTGACAACCATGTACTGAAAGACGTTACTGTAAAGTTTAGAAAAGGAATTACCAATCTGGTGATCGGCCAGAGCGGCTCCGGCAAAACCGTTTTGCTAAAATGCTTTGTGGGTCTACACGAAGTCGACAGCGGTGAAATCCATTACGGCGATCGCATCTTCTCTAATATGACCTGGAACGAACGAAAAGAAATCCGAAAAGAAATAGGCATGCTATTTCAGGGAGGCGCGCTGTTTGATTACATGACTGTGGAGGAAAACGTGATGTTTCCACTAACCATGTTCAGCAAAATGACACTAAAAGAACGGCTAGATCGCGTCAACTTTTGCCTGGAACGGGTTAATCTGCCCGGAGTAAACAAGCTCATGCCCAGCGAGCTGAGCGGCGGAATGGTAAAACGTGTTGCCATTGCACGCGCCATCGTTATGGAGCCTAAGTATCTTTTTTGCGACGAGCCCAACTCAGGTCTCGATCCGCAAACCTCCAACGTAATCGACAAATTGATTAATGAACTCACTCAGGAATTAAATATCACCACAGTAATTAATACCCACGACATGAACTCGGTGATGGAAATCGGCGACCACATCCTCTTTATCAACAAAGGCCAGGTGTGGTGGGAAGGCAATAAAGAGGAGATTTTGACCACGGGCAATCAGGAAATCAACGACTTTGTGTTTGCCAGCAAATTAGCTCAAAAAATAAAATGA
- a CDS encoding TlpA disulfide reductase family protein: protein MSKVILISLFLLAAAAAYAQPHEQVPVYDFEGLHPLLQKQNDTTYFINFWATWCKPCVAELPAFEYLNVKYHDQKVKVLLVSLDFIKNYESRLLPFIKDKKIQSQVVLLNDPRSNEWIDRVSPQWSGAIPATLVYRNNQRMFYERSFTAGELEAEVQKFIK, encoded by the coding sequence ATGTCAAAGGTCATTTTAATATCACTCTTTCTTCTTGCGGCCGCTGCTGCATATGCACAGCCACACGAGCAAGTGCCTGTTTACGATTTTGAAGGTTTGCATCCTTTGCTGCAAAAGCAAAACGACACCACTTATTTTATAAATTTTTGGGCTACCTGGTGCAAACCCTGTGTGGCCGAGCTGCCTGCTTTTGAATATTTAAATGTAAAATATCATGATCAAAAGGTAAAAGTGCTGTTGGTGAGTCTCGATTTTATCAAAAATTACGAAAGCCGATTGCTCCCTTTTATTAAAGATAAAAAAATACAATCGCAGGTAGTGCTGCTCAACGATCCCCGCAGCAACGAGTGGATCGATCGTGTAAGCCCGCAGTGGAGCGGAGCTATTCCGGCTACTCTGGTTTATCGCAACAACCAGCGTATGTTTTACGAACGCTCCTTTACCGCTGGTGAACTTGAGGCCGAGGTGCAGAAATTTATTAAATAA
- the dnaA gene encoding chromosomal replication initiator protein DnaA, translated as MVDQKDNIAVKVWNNCLRIIKDNINNQSFKTWFEPINPVRLVDDVLTIQVPSQFFYEWLEEHYIDLLRRTIKKELGTNGRLEYSIVMDNSFNRKQEPHTIIVPTSRRSGTRSQDVSMPFRINTHGKEIPDPFVIPGIQKVKVNSQLVERYTFDNFIEGDCNRLARSAGLAIAKNPGKTAFNPLFLYSRVGLGKSHLAHAIGLEIKEKFPDKTVLYVTADQFMTQFIESVRNNNTNDFTNFYQLIDVLIIDDIHFLSGRVKTQDIFFHIFNQLHQHSKQLIITSDKPPVEIDNMEARLLSRFKWGLTADLQLPDLETRIAILQKRLYSDGITMPDNVVEYLAYSVTSNIRELEGAMISILAQASLNKKEITLELAKQIVDNFIKHTNKEISIDYIQKIVSEYFGLSVETMNSNTRKRNIVQARQLSMFFAKEHTKASLTSIGLHCGNKDHATVLHACKTVKNLRDTDKSFRGYVEDLQKRIKL; from the coding sequence GTGGTTGATCAGAAAGATAATATTGCAGTAAAAGTATGGAACAATTGTCTGAGGATCATCAAAGACAACATCAACAATCAAAGTTTTAAAACATGGTTTGAACCTATCAATCCGGTACGACTTGTTGATGATGTGCTGACCATTCAGGTGCCGAGCCAATTCTTTTACGAATGGTTGGAGGAGCACTACATCGACCTGCTTCGACGTACCATAAAAAAAGAGCTGGGTACTAACGGACGTTTGGAATACAGCATCGTAATGGACAACTCCTTCAACCGCAAGCAGGAACCTCATACAATTATCGTTCCTACCTCCAGGCGCAGTGGAACGCGTTCCCAGGATGTAAGTATGCCCTTTAGAATCAACACGCACGGCAAAGAAATCCCTGATCCTTTTGTAATTCCCGGCATACAAAAAGTAAAAGTCAACTCACAGCTTGTCGAACGCTATACATTCGATAACTTTATCGAAGGCGATTGCAACCGTTTGGCGCGCTCGGCGGGTTTGGCTATTGCCAAAAATCCAGGAAAGACAGCCTTCAATCCGCTATTTCTTTACAGCCGGGTGGGGCTGGGCAAATCGCATCTGGCGCATGCGATCGGTCTGGAAATAAAAGAGAAATTTCCGGACAAAACTGTACTTTACGTTACCGCCGACCAATTTATGACACAATTCATCGAGTCGGTGCGCAACAACAATACGAATGATTTTACCAATTTCTACCAGCTCATCGATGTATTGATCATCGACGATATTCATTTCCTTTCGGGAAGAGTAAAAACTCAGGACATATTTTTTCACATCTTCAATCAGCTGCATCAGCATAGCAAGCAATTGATAATCACCAGCGATAAGCCACCTGTAGAAATCGATAATATGGAAGCACGTCTGCTGTCGCGCTTCAAATGGGGACTTACGGCCGATCTGCAATTGCCCGATCTGGAAACGCGTATTGCTATACTGCAAAAGCGTCTTTATAGCGACGGGATTACTATGCCCGACAACGTGGTGGAATATCTGGCCTACAGTGTCACCTCCAACATCCGGGAGCTCGAAGGCGCCATGATTTCGATACTTGCGCAGGCTTCGCTCAACAAAAAAGAGATCACCCTGGAGCTGGCCAAGCAGATTGTGGATAACTTCATTAAGCACACCAACAAGGAAATATCCATCGACTACATCCAGAAAATTGTTTCAGAATATTTTGGTCTCAGCGTCGAAACCATGAATTCTAATACCCGAAAACGTAACATAGTGCAGGCGAGGCAACTCTCTATGTTTTTTGCAAAAGAACACACCAAAGCTTCACTCACTTCCATCGGACTGCACTGTGGCAATAAAGACCATGCAACCGTGCTGCATGCCTGCAAAACGGTAAAAAATCTGCGCGACACCGACAAGAGCTTCCGCGGCTATGTGGAAGACCTTCAAAAGCGAATCAAGCTTTAG
- a CDS encoding response regulator: MENLSKKKILIVDDVPKNIELAANILQTKNYNITFAKSGASALGKVKSIDFDLILLDVMMPEMDGFEVIRRLKEDEDTQDIPVIFVTAKSESENVVKGFELGAVDYVTKPFKTEELLARVKTHIELREKLLEKKQIEKQLHELQSATGTDDLDREALEVRKAELENVTLFYELRSQLDKLILEKNPVARMEIRHIKEMISNLFIDKSNQEFHRSLKKNFPKLTFDDLRLCSYLKHRFLNVEIAEFLETSPEAVYTRKSRLRQKLNLGKDEDISEFLSNYEF; encoded by the coding sequence ATGGAAAATCTATCCAAGAAGAAAATACTCATTGTTGACGACGTGCCAAAAAACATCGAACTGGCAGCCAACATTTTGCAAACCAAAAACTACAACATCACCTTTGCCAAGAGTGGTGCATCGGCTTTGGGAAAAGTGAAATCGATCGACTTCGATTTGATCTTACTCGATGTGATGATGCCCGAAATGGACGGCTTCGAGGTGATACGGCGGCTAAAGGAGGATGAAGATACACAGGACATCCCGGTGATTTTCGTTACAGCCAAGTCGGAATCAGAAAATGTGGTAAAAGGTTTCGAGTTGGGTGCTGTGGATTATGTGACCAAACCATTCAAGACTGAAGAACTGCTGGCACGCGTAAAAACCCACATCGAACTTCGCGAAAAACTTCTGGAGAAGAAACAAATCGAAAAACAGTTGCATGAGCTTCAGTCTGCCACTGGCACCGATGACCTGGATCGTGAGGCACTCGAAGTGCGCAAAGCTGAGCTCGAAAATGTGACTCTTTTCTACGAATTGCGTAGCCAGCTCGACAAGCTAATCCTTGAGAAAAATCCTGTGGCACGCATGGAGATACGGCACATAAAAGAAATGATCTCCAACTTGTTTATCGATAAAAGCAACCAGGAATTTCATCGCTCATTGAAGAAAAATTTCCCCAAACTCACCTTCGACGACCTGCGGCTGTGTTCTTATCTTAAGCACCGGTTTCTCAACGTGGAAATTGCTGAGTTTTTGGAAACCTCGCCAGAGGCTGTTTACACCAGAAAGTCGCGCCTGCGTCAAAAGCTCAATTTAGGAAAAGACGAAGACATTAGTGAATTCCTGTCAAATTACGAGTTTTAA
- a CDS encoding low molecular weight protein-tyrosine-phosphatase, protein MYKILMVCLGNICRSPLAAGILSHKMKMHGIDAEVHSAGTAGYHIGEPADIRSIETARKHNIDITSHTGRQFHTNDFDSYDTIYAMDQENYRNILNKARNEKDKAKVKLLMNEALPHENLEIPDPYYGGPEGFENVYRMINMAGDEIIKKIKKPTS, encoded by the coding sequence ATGTACAAAATTCTTATGGTATGTTTGGGAAACATTTGCCGTTCGCCACTGGCTGCCGGCATTTTGAGCCATAAGATGAAAATGCATGGCATTGATGCGGAGGTGCATTCGGCCGGAACTGCCGGCTACCACATCGGCGAACCTGCCGACATACGTTCCATAGAAACAGCACGAAAACACAACATTGACATCACCAGCCATACCGGCAGGCAATTTCATACAAATGACTTCGACAGCTACGACACCATTTACGCCATGGATCAGGAAAACTACCGGAACATCCTGAACAAAGCCCGCAACGAAAAAGACAAAGCCAAGGTAAAATTGCTGATGAATGAAGCACTGCCACACGAAAATCTGGAGATTCCCGATCCTTATTATGGAGGCCCAGAAGGTTTCGAAAATGTGTATCGGATGATCAACATGGCCGGCGATGAGATCATCAAGAAAATTAAAAAACCAACATCCTGA
- a CDS encoding SAM-dependent methyltransferase has translation MLENALYLIPVTLGDQEPALVLPVKVFDVIGELEEFIVENERTARRFLRKSGYTRNFDTVKFHLLNKHTLPEELAPFLDSVKNGKAVGLLSEAGVPCIADPGAVVVQLCHQHSLRVIPLTGPSSLLLALMASGFNGQNFAFHGYLPIQKPELRQKLRELEASIYQRDQTQIFIETPYRNDKLIENILSHCQPQTRLCIATDITLDTEWISTRPVSWWRQHKPTLHKRPSVFLLYK, from the coding sequence ATGCTTGAAAATGCACTTTATCTTATTCCCGTAACTCTGGGAGACCAGGAACCTGCTTTGGTACTGCCGGTAAAAGTGTTTGATGTAATTGGGGAACTGGAAGAGTTTATTGTGGAAAATGAGCGCACTGCCCGTCGGTTTTTGAGGAAATCCGGCTACACCCGAAATTTTGATACAGTAAAATTTCACTTGCTCAATAAACATACGCTACCGGAGGAACTTGCCCCTTTTCTTGATTCGGTTAAAAACGGAAAAGCTGTGGGCTTGCTCTCCGAAGCCGGTGTGCCCTGCATTGCCGATCCTGGTGCAGTGGTGGTTCAACTTTGTCACCAGCATTCATTGCGCGTAATTCCGCTTACGGGACCTTCCTCGCTGCTGCTGGCGCTAATGGCTTCGGGCTTCAACGGACAAAACTTTGCTTTTCATGGCTACCTGCCCATACAAAAACCTGAACTACGTCAAAAATTGCGTGAACTCGAAGCCAGTATTTATCAAAGAGACCAAACTCAGATCTTTATCGAAACCCCTTATCGCAACGATAAACTTATCGAAAACATCCTTTCGCACTGCCAGCCACAAACCCGGCTCTGCATTGCTACCGATATTACTCTCGACACGGAATGGATATCAACCCGACCCGTTTCGTGGTGGCGGCAGCACAAACCAACCCTTCACAAACGACCTTCTGTTTTTCTGCTTTACAAATAA